One Panicum virgatum strain AP13 chromosome 3N, P.virgatum_v5, whole genome shotgun sequence DNA segment encodes these proteins:
- the LOC120666465 gene encoding uncharacterized protein LOC120666465 isoform X1 — protein MCDHRFGLFGSPTFLLRTGPMELCPSHATVSLSGFLVVWPSASAAPPPPAPVRHLQFLPFFRKLRSLLFFCVLLRIHPPPLCCALGGWGRLDLPVATYFCLLSCSSMGHHRQGPLLSIGATCCLK, from the exons ATGTGTGATCATCGTTTTGGCCTTTTTGGGTCTCCTACATTTCTGCTGCGCACCGGCCCAATGGAGCTGTGTCCCTCCCACGCCACAGTGTCTCTGTCAGGTTTCTTGGTGGTGTGGCCTTCAGCttcggctgcgccgccgccgcctgctccagTTCGGCATCTGCAGTTTCTTCCCTTCTTCCGTAAGCTCCGGTCCCTGCTCTTTTTCTGCGTTCTTCTTCG GATTCACCCACCTCCTTTGTGCTGCGCTCTTGGGGGTTGGGGGCGTCTGGACCTTCCTGTTGCTACTTACTTCTG CCTCCTCAGCTGTTCCTCCATGGGGCATCATCGTCA GGGACCATTACTGTCCATTGGTGCCACCTGCTGTTTGAAATGA
- the LOC120666465 gene encoding uncharacterized protein LOC120666465 isoform X2: protein MCDHRFGLFGSPTFLLRTGPMELCPSHATVSLSGFLVVWPSASAAPPPPAPVRHLQFLPFFRFTHLLCAALLGVGGVWTFLLLLTSASSAVPPWGIIVRDHYCPLVPPAV from the exons ATGTGTGATCATCGTTTTGGCCTTTTTGGGTCTCCTACATTTCTGCTGCGCACCGGCCCAATGGAGCTGTGTCCCTCCCACGCCACAGTGTCTCTGTCAGGTTTCTTGGTGGTGTGGCCTTCAGCttcggctgcgccgccgccgcctgctccagTTCGGCATCTGCAGTTTCTTCCCTTCTTCC GATTCACCCACCTCCTTTGTGCTGCGCTCTTGGGGGTTGGGGGCGTCTGGACCTTCCTGTTGCTACTTACTTCTG CCTCCTCAGCTGTTCCTCCATGGGGCATCATCGTCA GGGACCATTACTGTCCATTGGTGCCACCTGCTGTTTGA